A genomic segment from Anticarsia gemmatalis isolate Benzon Research Colony breed Stoneville strain chromosome 12, ilAntGemm2 primary, whole genome shotgun sequence encodes:
- the LOC142977354 gene encoding uncharacterized protein LOC142977354 has protein sequence MTSFGANIIREGGFMPTCKIQGQIYHLHGSMVPSPDEPHQFLQIYFISSMVDQLNVRCNIQGTQQLKRRIIEQLQAFFHANNAVVNMFKTALEQMPSDTHKFVIRADCTPTGEHVRRFNAPTVNDVAAIIVGDPTKSRDIVVQRRSNIMHRVNETHRLYDALQYPIIYWQGQDGYDITLKMVDPITGVSTNKNLSAMNYYAYRLMIRTHEENVILKCRRLFQQFAVDMYVKVETERLAFIRYNQAKLRSEDYIHLRDAIHSDGDVQNVGRLTILPSSYIGSPRHMHEYAQDAMTYVRNYGTPDLFITFTCNPKWMEIEREMEPGQKPQDRHDIIARVFQQKLKAIRMSIILSFSATVCSLKSL, from the exons atgacttcctttggagctaatatcattcgagaaggcggctttatgccgacttgcaag atacaaggacaaatatatcatttgcatggttcaatggtgccatcaccggatgagccgcatcaatttctgcaaatatattttatttcgtcgatggtggatcagctgaatgtgcgttgcaatatacagggaacacaacagttaaagagacgaattatagaacagttgcaagcattttttcacgctaataacgctgtggttaatatgttcaaaacagcattggaacaaatgccatcggatacgcacaaatttgtcataagagcggattgtaccccaacaggtgaacacgtgcgaagattcaatgcacccaccgttaatgatgttgctgcaattattgttggcgatccaactaaatcgcgagacattgtcgttcagcgaagaagcaatatcatgcatcgtgtaaacgagacacatcgtttgtacgatgcgttacaatatccaatcatttattggcaagggcaagacggatacgacatcacgttgaagatggtcgatccaattacag gtgtatcaacgaataaaaatctaagcgcaatgaattactatgcgtatcgtttgatgattcgtacacatgaggagaatgtcattctgaagtgccgtcggctattccagcaattcgctgtcgacatgtatgtcaaagtcgagaccgaacgtttagcgttcatccgatacaatcaggcaaagctacgatctgaggactatatacacttgcgtgatgctattcattcagatggcgatgttcagaatgttggacgtctgacgattcttccatcatcatatatcggaagcccacgccacatgcacgaatacgctcaagacgctatgacgtacgtgcgaaattatggaactccggatttgtttattacgttcacttgcaatccgaagtggatggaaattgaacgtgagatggaaccgggacaaaaaccgcaagatcgccatgacataatcgccagagtatttcagcaaaaactcaag